A section of the Streptomyces sp. V3I8 genome encodes:
- a CDS encoding glutamine synthetase family protein yields the protein MTHETQPNDLPVLASGLQQPENLVRLVEEGEITTVMLAVPDMQGRLKGKLHDARTFLDRFESEMCSYVLATDLNMNAQPGYSLTGWDDGFQDLHVVPDPKSIRRLSYLPGTVLVHGDAVRHGWPIDVAPRQMLRQQIAELASLGYRAKVGIESEFMLYKGTPAQARRRGYRGLVPVSPYNLDYALDHPPALSAFFHDLWEVLHTAGCPPEAIKTEGAPGQIEVTWPYGAPMAACDVYTVHQHAVRHLAAQHKMAPTFMAAPQTGVGSGLHLHVSLWRDEDDSAFWMEQGSELPEPLQHSVAGLLDALPHLAPLYAPTSNSYKRYRPHSFAPTRFTWGHGNRTCAIRITGEESNPHLENRVPGADANPYLALAATLAGIIHGLRNQPKLPPPCTGDSYQDTHAREMPYSLDEATTDFASSRIASLAFGPDPVDHYVHAAELEHAALAFEVTDVELARGFDRG from the coding sequence ATGACCCACGAGACCCAACCGAACGACCTGCCTGTCCTGGCGTCGGGCTTGCAGCAGCCGGAGAACCTGGTTCGCCTGGTGGAAGAGGGCGAGATCACGACGGTGATGCTCGCGGTCCCCGACATGCAGGGCCGCCTCAAGGGCAAGCTCCACGACGCCCGCACGTTCCTGGACCGCTTCGAGTCGGAGATGTGCTCCTACGTCCTGGCCACCGACCTGAACATGAACGCACAGCCGGGATACTCCCTCACGGGCTGGGACGACGGGTTCCAGGACCTGCACGTCGTCCCCGACCCGAAGTCGATCCGCCGGCTGTCCTACCTGCCCGGCACGGTCCTGGTCCACGGCGACGCTGTCCGCCACGGCTGGCCCATCGACGTCGCCCCGCGGCAGATGCTCCGTCAGCAGATCGCCGAACTGGCCTCCCTCGGGTATCGGGCCAAGGTCGGCATCGAGAGCGAGTTCATGCTCTACAAGGGCACCCCGGCGCAGGCCCGCCGCCGCGGGTACCGAGGGCTCGTCCCCGTCTCGCCCTACAACCTCGACTATGCCCTCGACCACCCGCCGGCCCTGAGCGCCTTCTTCCACGACCTCTGGGAGGTCCTGCATACGGCCGGCTGCCCGCCCGAGGCGATCAAGACGGAAGGGGCACCCGGCCAGATCGAGGTTACGTGGCCCTACGGGGCCCCAATGGCGGCCTGCGACGTCTACACCGTCCACCAGCACGCGGTGCGCCACCTTGCCGCACAGCACAAGATGGCGCCCACGTTCATGGCCGCCCCGCAGACCGGGGTCGGCAGCGGCCTGCACCTGCACGTGTCCCTGTGGCGCGACGAGGACGACTCGGCGTTCTGGATGGAGCAGGGCAGTGAGCTGCCCGAACCGCTGCAGCACTCCGTCGCCGGGCTCCTTGACGCCCTCCCACACTTGGCACCGCTGTACGCGCCCACCAGCAACTCCTACAAGCGCTACCGCCCGCACTCGTTCGCCCCCACCCGCTTCACGTGGGGGCACGGCAACCGCACGTGTGCCATCCGTATCACCGGCGAGGAGTCGAACCCGCATCTGGAGAACCGCGTGCCGGGCGCCGACGCGAACCCCTATCTGGCCCTGGCCGCGACGCTCGCCGGGATCATCCACGGCCTCCGCAACCAGCCGAAACTCCCCCCGCCCTGCACGGGCGACAGCTACCAGGACACCCATGCGCGCGAGATGCCGTACAGCCTGGATGAGGCAACCACCGACTTCGCCAGCAGCCGCATCGCGTCGCTCGCATTCGGGCCCGACCCCGTGGACCACTACGTCCATGCCGCCGAGCTCGAACACGCCGCCCTCGCGTTCGAGGTGACGGACGTGGAACTGGCGAGGGGGTTCGACCGTGGCTGA
- a CDS encoding amino acid permease, whose amino-acid sequence MPHRRSTSRRPLDDDAALRGHGYTPELKRGMGGFGNFAISFSVICILAGGMTLFGYGLNTGGPAVMLWGWVGIGAMTLILGACLAEVTSAYPTSGGLYYMAHRLGGPRWAWVTGWLNLLGLLGAIAGIDYGCALFVGAFANLQWGLEPTPETTMLIFAGILLLHGALNALGVRLVTVLNSISVWWQLAGVALIVGALTLAPGERQSASFVFTHVNNGTGFDNPVYVAALGCLLAAYTFCGYDASSHLSEETKGAQIAAPRGIVRAIAWSWAAGFVLLAGLLFAIEDYAGTLGTSTGVPPAQIFIDVLGTGVAKGLLLVVIVAQLFCGNAETAAASRMVYAFSRDGALYGSATWRRVSSRTKTPVPAVWLSVGIALLLALPSLYSPAAYAAVTAINVIGITPAYVIPVYLRRRHPEKFTPGPWHLGAWSKPLGWISVGYVAVLTVVFCLPQASPITVQSFNYAGIALAVVLLIAWLTWITKGRRSYKIPPLGTEAETVALSEGVL is encoded by the coding sequence ATGCCGCACAGACGATCAACTAGCCGCCGTCCGCTGGACGACGACGCGGCGCTGCGCGGCCACGGCTACACGCCCGAACTAAAACGCGGCATGGGCGGCTTCGGGAACTTCGCGATCAGCTTCTCCGTGATCTGCATCCTGGCCGGCGGCATGACCCTGTTCGGCTACGGCCTCAACACCGGCGGCCCCGCCGTCATGCTGTGGGGCTGGGTCGGCATCGGCGCCATGACCCTCATCCTCGGCGCGTGCCTGGCCGAGGTCACTTCCGCCTATCCCACCTCGGGCGGCCTGTACTACATGGCCCACCGCCTCGGCGGCCCCCGCTGGGCGTGGGTCACCGGCTGGCTCAACCTGCTGGGCCTGCTCGGTGCGATCGCCGGCATCGACTACGGGTGCGCGCTGTTCGTCGGCGCGTTCGCCAACCTGCAGTGGGGACTTGAGCCCACACCCGAGACGACGATGCTGATCTTCGCCGGCATCCTGCTGCTGCACGGCGCCCTCAACGCGCTCGGGGTGCGCCTGGTGACCGTGCTGAACTCGATCTCGGTGTGGTGGCAGCTCGCCGGCGTCGCGCTGATCGTCGGCGCGCTCACCCTCGCCCCGGGTGAGCGCCAGAGCGCCAGCTTCGTGTTCACGCACGTCAACAATGGCACCGGCTTCGACAACCCCGTGTATGTGGCCGCACTCGGTTGCCTGCTGGCCGCGTACACGTTCTGCGGCTACGACGCTTCCTCGCACCTGTCGGAGGAGACCAAGGGCGCACAGATCGCAGCGCCCAGGGGCATCGTGCGTGCCATCGCCTGGTCCTGGGCGGCCGGGTTCGTTCTGCTAGCCGGTCTGCTGTTCGCCATCGAGGACTATGCGGGCACGCTGGGCACGAGCACGGGTGTGCCGCCGGCGCAGATTTTCATCGACGTCCTGGGCACCGGCGTGGCCAAGGGGCTGCTCCTCGTCGTGATCGTCGCGCAGTTGTTCTGCGGGAACGCGGAGACGGCCGCCGCCTCCCGCATGGTGTATGCGTTCTCGCGGGATGGGGCCCTCTACGGCTCCGCGACCTGGCGCCGCGTCAGCAGCCGCACCAAGACCCCTGTCCCCGCGGTGTGGCTGTCGGTGGGGATCGCGCTGCTCCTGGCGCTGCCCAGCCTGTACTCGCCGGCCGCCTACGCTGCCGTCACCGCGATCAACGTCATCGGCATCACACCCGCCTACGTGATCCCGGTCTATCTGCGGCGGCGCCACCCAGAGAAGTTCACGCCGGGCCCCTGGCACCTGGGCGCCTGGAGCAAGCCGCTGGGCTGGATCTCGGTCGGCTACGTGGCCGTGCTGACCGTCGTCTTCTGCCTGCCACAGGCTTCCCCGATCACCGTGCAGTCCTTCAACTACGCCGGCATCGCCCTCGCGGTGGTCCTGCTCATCGCGTGGCTCACCTGGATCACCAAGGGCCGACGCTCCTACAAGATCCCGCCGCTCGGCACCGAAGCCGAAACCGTGGCACTGTCCGAAGGCGTGCTGTGA
- a CDS encoding protein kinase gives MSGSPPELPAVLRDALTPTAQYLIINRRGSVVWEVENSRGHYAVKVGYPIEATADWAAQPWTALAPAREGAVLHHLGFEDVAYGEWEQGTWNFQPWREGPDLYRLWEPCRRRDSSIAPHASVALGCVEALAELHAKGWAHGDIQPAHFIIGPERTHLIDLALARGGQVPQGYDFPFRGCLVHYEAPEIARSVLATGEAEPTQAADIYALGASLLISATGWRAVEYPDDAPRSVQREAVANGRRRSVKVPGELGALIDAMLSHAPEDRPTIYEVGKALN, from the coding sequence TTGTCCGGCTCGCCCCCTGAACTGCCGGCCGTACTGCGTGATGCGCTCACGCCCACAGCTCAGTACCTGATCATCAACCGCCGAGGCTCCGTGGTCTGGGAAGTCGAAAACTCCCGGGGCCATTACGCCGTGAAAGTCGGCTACCCGATCGAGGCCACAGCCGACTGGGCCGCGCAGCCCTGGACCGCTCTCGCTCCCGCACGCGAAGGCGCCGTGCTGCATCACCTCGGCTTCGAGGACGTCGCGTACGGCGAGTGGGAGCAGGGAACCTGGAACTTCCAGCCGTGGCGGGAAGGGCCGGACCTGTACCGGCTGTGGGAACCCTGCCGTAGGCGGGACTCGTCCATCGCACCGCACGCCAGCGTGGCGCTGGGATGCGTTGAAGCGCTCGCCGAACTGCACGCGAAAGGCTGGGCCCACGGAGACATTCAGCCTGCCCACTTCATCATCGGGCCCGAACGCACCCATCTCATCGACCTAGCACTGGCTCGGGGTGGGCAGGTGCCTCAGGGGTACGACTTCCCGTTCCGCGGCTGCCTGGTCCACTACGAGGCACCGGAGATCGCGCGCAGCGTGCTCGCCACAGGAGAGGCGGAGCCGACCCAAGCTGCCGACATCTACGCACTCGGTGCGTCCCTGCTCATCTCCGCCACCGGCTGGCGGGCAGTCGAGTATCCGGACGACGCTCCACGCTCCGTACAGAGAGAAGCGGTGGCAAACGGCCGACGTCGCTCAGTGAAGGTGCCCGGTGAACTGGGCGCCCTGATCGACGCCATGCTCAGCCACGCCCCGGAGGACCGGCCCACCATCTACGAGGTGGGCAAAGCCCTGAACTGA
- a CDS encoding helix-turn-helix domain-containing protein: MPQANQPPELPARLLTDPEMIDACRVRDFAVVFRLAKVKAGIYPSMIARRCDLTPSRVGEVLSGRRQLVHMDVIERIADGLRIPGHMLGLARRSWETPQALVVTDREAFPVPEPAQQIPASLPGPDVDSILAMATRTSFSAATLAAFRSSIEDYWRRDNQHGGEALRPAVVGQLRYVIGLMKENRPPSIQYGLYGIAAELARLTGWIYFDARQYNQARTYFSEALQLAKHIDDRQFMANVLACMSLQATYQDKPADSLALVTAAQDQARSAPDTTPRVLSMLSMREAFAHASLGSQTSTRRALTEAHRQFEQIRTSDPDPSWVTYFDEPKLIVDTGIAHGRLGEAATAEPLIADALRREDRANHRGRAFHAFWLARTQLDQGKLDQACHTATQALESASTVVSERVTGHLREFYGQLAPHRQEPVALAFEARLREVLPPVSGSFHP; encoded by the coding sequence ATGCCCCAAGCCAACCAGCCGCCGGAACTGCCCGCGCGGTTGCTCACCGACCCCGAGATGATCGATGCGTGTCGGGTACGGGACTTCGCCGTGGTCTTCCGACTGGCCAAAGTCAAGGCCGGTATCTACCCGTCGATGATCGCCAGGCGATGTGACCTGACCCCGAGTCGAGTCGGCGAAGTGCTCTCCGGGCGGCGCCAGCTGGTGCACATGGATGTCATCGAGCGCATCGCGGACGGCTTACGCATTCCAGGGCACATGCTCGGACTTGCCCGGCGGTCGTGGGAGACGCCCCAGGCTCTTGTCGTCACCGACCGCGAAGCATTTCCGGTACCGGAGCCGGCGCAGCAGATCCCCGCGTCTCTGCCGGGCCCGGACGTGGACAGCATCTTGGCCATGGCCACCCGGACAAGTTTCAGCGCCGCCACCCTCGCGGCGTTCCGGTCTTCCATTGAGGACTACTGGCGACGAGACAATCAACACGGCGGAGAAGCCCTGAGGCCCGCCGTCGTTGGGCAGCTCCGATACGTGATCGGGCTCATGAAGGAGAACCGGCCGCCGTCCATCCAGTACGGCCTCTACGGCATCGCCGCCGAACTGGCACGCCTCACGGGCTGGATCTACTTCGACGCCCGCCAGTACAACCAGGCCCGCACCTACTTCAGCGAAGCTCTGCAACTGGCCAAGCACATCGACGACCGACAGTTCATGGCCAACGTCCTCGCCTGCATGAGCTTGCAGGCGACCTACCAGGACAAGCCCGCGGACTCTCTGGCACTCGTCACAGCCGCCCAGGACCAGGCCCGCTCGGCCCCCGACACCACCCCGCGTGTCCTGTCGATGCTGTCCATGCGCGAAGCCTTCGCCCACGCTTCCCTTGGTAGCCAGACCTCCACCCGCCGAGCGCTCACGGAGGCGCACCGCCAGTTCGAGCAGATCCGGACAAGCGACCCCGACCCGTCATGGGTGACCTACTTCGATGAACCGAAGCTCATCGTGGACACGGGCATCGCCCACGGCCGGCTGGGCGAAGCGGCCACCGCCGAACCCTTGATCGCGGACGCCTTACGGAGAGAAGACCGCGCCAACCACCGCGGCCGTGCATTTCATGCATTCTGGCTGGCCCGGACCCAACTGGACCAAGGCAAGCTCGACCAAGCGTGCCACACCGCTACACAAGCCCTGGAGTCCGCGTCGACCGTGGTGTCCGAGCGGGTGACGGGCCACCTGAGGGAGTTCTACGGCCAGTTGGCTCCCCATAGGCAAGAACCCGTAGCCCTGGCCTTCGAGGCCCGGCTACGGGAAGTTCTCCCACCCGTCAGCGGATCGTTTCATCCATGA
- a CDS encoding NUDIX hydrolase — translation MEWKTHGERQIYNNPWVNLWLVDVQQPDGRRWEYHVVRLRHLAVAAVVNDRQEVLMMWRHRFITNSWAWELPMGLVEEGETPEEAAAREVLEETGWRPGPIKPLIYAEPANGITDSQHHVFRVDGATYSGPPTEKNESDRIEWVPLSEVRGMIDRREVVSSGSLVGLLYLLMDETIR, via the coding sequence ATGGAGTGGAAGACCCACGGTGAGCGCCAGATCTACAACAACCCCTGGGTGAACCTGTGGTTGGTTGATGTCCAGCAGCCGGACGGCCGTCGTTGGGAGTACCACGTAGTTCGCCTGCGGCACCTAGCCGTGGCCGCCGTGGTCAATGACCGCCAAGAGGTCTTGATGATGTGGCGGCACCGCTTCATCACCAACTCGTGGGCCTGGGAGCTCCCCATGGGCCTGGTGGAAGAGGGCGAGACACCTGAGGAAGCAGCGGCTCGCGAAGTGCTGGAGGAGACCGGCTGGCGCCCTGGTCCGATCAAGCCTCTGATTTATGCCGAGCCGGCCAACGGGATCACCGACTCGCAGCACCACGTCTTCCGCGTCGACGGCGCGACCTACTCCGGACCGCCCACGGAGAAGAACGAGTCCGACCGCATCGAGTGGGTCCCCCTCAGTGAGGTGCGGGGCATGATCGACCGTCGTGAGGTCGTGAGCAGCGGATCTCTCGTCGGTCTGCTGTACCTGCTCATGGATGAAACGATCCGCTGA
- the mobC gene encoding plasmid mobilization relaxosome protein MobC, giving the protein MRGPTEPRPLQAWTDYGDRFPGPDIEGRSPRSPIRCIPAGPPRPRPPSLTPPTTTDPAPAPPQILCQGASMHQRHPQTTDDAHQNATSPAPNGTASYPLGYSAQDGVSKGSPAPGGQGLVRRRGTPDEEAATEGGSQPEGIQDRPEQPRIHRRKYQRRQRPHVRNTRFSDDELALVTAGAKAAGLTRAGFLARAALSAARDLERTASAVADEREVIAELFAARRHVGNNLNQVTRAINAGAHPPELDAVIAATRRAVQRVQRATDQLLQQDQDAAPA; this is encoded by the coding sequence ATGCGGGGACCGACTGAACCACGGCCCCTTCAAGCGTGGACCGACTACGGGGACCGTTTCCCGGGACCGGATATAGAAGGCCGGTCCCCGCGGTCCCCGATCCGTTGTATCCCCGCGGGACCGCCCCGGCCCCGCCCGCCCTCTCTCACGCCCCCGACAACCACAGACCCCGCCCCCGCCCCGCCTCAAATACTTTGCCAAGGAGCTTCCATGCATCAGCGTCACCCTCAGACGACCGACGACGCGCACCAGAACGCAACCTCCCCAGCCCCAAACGGCACAGCAAGTTATCCCCTTGGATACTCCGCTCAAGACGGAGTATCCAAGGGTTCCCCTGCCCCTGGAGGGCAGGGGCTCGTCCGGCGCCGGGGGACGCCTGACGAGGAGGCTGCGACCGAGGGCGGATCGCAGCCAGAAGGGATACAGGACAGACCTGAGCAGCCGCGTATACACCGCCGCAAATACCAGCGTCGCCAGCGTCCACACGTCCGCAACACCCGCTTCAGCGACGACGAACTCGCCCTCGTAACCGCTGGCGCGAAGGCCGCCGGCCTGACCCGCGCAGGCTTCCTCGCCCGCGCTGCCCTCTCCGCCGCCCGAGACCTCGAACGGACCGCAAGCGCCGTCGCCGACGAGCGTGAGGTGATCGCCGAACTATTCGCCGCCCGCCGCCACGTCGGCAACAACCTCAACCAGGTCACGCGCGCAATCAACGCCGGCGCTCACCCACCCGAACTGGACGCCGTCATCGCCGCGACCCGGCGCGCCGTCCAGCGCGTCCAGCGCGCCACCGACCAGCTCCTCCAGCAGGACCAGGACGCGGCACCGGCATGA
- a CDS encoding helix-turn-helix domain-containing protein yields MSHDARAWVWDHSRSKGTARMVLTLIADRCLDLRCIAYASVPTLMKRANASRTAVRDAIDKLIASGELVQLDGRKGPRGETYYQLPAAARFLAERAADEDRNPTPQGDRIPTPAGPESGPADPPERGPDTGPQDRISTPGGSGFRPRGGTDSGPQNSREPKMNGKSSSSPFTPATEWQIDDEARVWLQQQGHLARLGEHGLQAADEKWRAYRATWSPRPAAAWAADWRAWITNERPADHGRRHLRGIPGGGTPSKAPGMTRSEEHMAALLAALDEPNGME; encoded by the coding sequence ATGAGCCACGACGCCCGCGCATGGGTGTGGGACCACAGCCGAAGCAAGGGCACCGCCCGCATGGTCCTCACCCTGATCGCCGACCGGTGCCTCGACCTCCGCTGCATCGCGTACGCATCCGTCCCCACCCTCATGAAGCGGGCGAACGCGTCCCGTACCGCGGTACGGGACGCCATCGACAAGCTGATCGCCAGCGGCGAACTGGTGCAGCTCGACGGCCGCAAGGGACCTCGCGGAGAGACGTACTACCAACTCCCGGCCGCCGCCCGGTTCCTCGCCGAACGAGCCGCCGACGAGGACCGGAATCCGACCCCCCAGGGGGACCGGATACCGACACCCGCCGGACCGGAATCCGGCCCTGCCGACCCGCCCGAAAGGGGACCGGATACCGGTCCCCAGGACCGGATTTCGACCCCTGGCGGGAGCGGATTCCGGCCCCGAGGAGGCACGGATTCCGGCCCCCAGAACAGTAGAGAACCAAAGATGAACGGTAAGAGCAGCAGCTCACCCTTCACTCCAGCCACCGAGTGGCAGATCGACGACGAAGCCCGCGTTTGGCTGCAGCAACAGGGGCACCTGGCCCGGCTCGGCGAGCACGGGCTGCAGGCCGCCGACGAGAAGTGGCGTGCCTACCGGGCCACATGGTCACCCCGCCCGGCCGCCGCCTGGGCTGCTGACTGGCGTGCCTGGATCACCAACGAACGCCCAGCCGACCATGGCCGCCGGCACCTGCGTGGCATACCCGGCGGAGGCACGCCGTCCAAGGCCCCCGGCATGACGCGCTCCGAGGAGCACATGGCCGCCTTGCTCGCCGCCCTCGACGAACCGAACGGAATGGAGTAA
- a CDS encoding AlpA family transcriptional regulator, producing the protein MTSPSRRPTDKLTVDEFCTDLRISRSTFYDWRKKGRGPRCIRIPNGALRIRRSDYENWLTDCEDNA; encoded by the coding sequence TTGACGTCTCCGTCCCGCCGTCCCACCGACAAGCTCACGGTCGACGAGTTCTGCACCGACCTCCGCATCTCCCGCTCCACGTTCTACGACTGGCGCAAGAAAGGCCGAGGCCCGCGCTGCATACGCATCCCCAACGGTGCCCTGCGCATCCGCCGCAGTGACTACGAGAACTGGCTCACCGACTGCGAGGACAACGCGTGA
- a CDS encoding tyrosine-type recombinase/integrase, with the protein MSNRSFKVRFYDTEVYRGKRKTTYTVRWSVNGTRRGRSFETSALAESFRAALRVAANDGEPFDSDTGLPVSQIASPVELTWYEFARQYVDAKWPRISANNRKNTAKALTKATLALLRAEPPDRFDPVEVRRALREYAFNKLRRDEAPPEVRTILSWISRNSLPMTAWEHTAHLDAVLRALDTLLDGTPAAASSVRRERRILNVAIKYAVRQKILTDNPLPTGKDEDAAPRVAEAVDKRSLLNPGQVATLLTWIGARPRTGHRLHAFFATLYYAGLRPEEAVALRVGDATLPAEGWGQLLVHTAEPEVGSQWTDDGQVHETRHLKGRAQGDTRVVPVHPALVATLRDLIEADGLKPGDLLFPGEKGGLLAGSVFRRAWNKAREAVLSEHEYNSPTGKRVYDLRHTCLTTWLNNAVPPAQVAEWAGNSVPVLLATYARCVTGQLAALQQRIEGPQRLPAGLSPSVRVPTLGSSPTPHRRT; encoded by the coding sequence GTGAGCAACCGGTCCTTCAAGGTCCGCTTCTACGACACGGAGGTCTACAGGGGGAAGCGCAAGACCACCTACACCGTCCGCTGGTCCGTCAATGGCACCCGGCGAGGCCGAAGTTTCGAGACGAGTGCACTCGCGGAATCGTTTCGCGCCGCACTGCGCGTCGCCGCCAATGATGGCGAGCCCTTCGATTCGGACACCGGACTGCCGGTCTCGCAGATCGCGTCACCGGTCGAACTCACCTGGTACGAGTTCGCCCGCCAGTACGTCGACGCGAAGTGGCCCCGCATCTCGGCGAACAATCGCAAGAACACCGCCAAGGCCCTCACCAAAGCCACACTCGCCCTCCTGCGCGCCGAACCCCCCGACCGCTTCGACCCGGTCGAGGTACGACGGGCCCTTCGCGAGTACGCCTTCAACAAGCTGAGACGGGACGAGGCCCCGCCCGAGGTCCGCACGATCCTGTCCTGGATCAGCCGCAATTCCCTTCCCATGACGGCTTGGGAGCACACCGCGCACCTCGACGCCGTCCTGCGAGCGCTCGACACCCTCCTGGACGGCACCCCGGCCGCCGCCAGCTCGGTCAGACGTGAGCGGCGGATCCTGAACGTGGCGATCAAATACGCCGTCCGTCAGAAGATCCTCACCGACAACCCGTTGCCCACGGGCAAGGACGAGGACGCGGCTCCCAGGGTCGCCGAAGCCGTCGACAAGCGCTCCCTGCTCAACCCCGGCCAGGTCGCCACGCTCCTTACCTGGATCGGCGCCCGCCCCCGCACCGGCCACCGACTCCACGCGTTCTTCGCCACGCTCTACTACGCGGGCCTGCGCCCAGAGGAAGCCGTCGCGCTGCGTGTCGGCGACGCCACGCTGCCCGCTGAGGGCTGGGGCCAGCTACTCGTCCACACCGCCGAGCCCGAAGTCGGCAGCCAGTGGACCGACGACGGTCAGGTCCACGAGACCCGCCATCTCAAGGGCCGCGCCCAAGGCGACACCCGCGTCGTCCCCGTCCACCCCGCTCTGGTCGCCACCCTGCGAGACCTGATCGAGGCGGACGGCCTGAAGCCCGGCGACCTCCTCTTCCCCGGAGAGAAGGGCGGACTGCTGGCCGGATCGGTCTTTCGGCGTGCCTGGAACAAGGCCCGCGAGGCCGTCCTGTCCGAGCACGAGTACAACTCGCCGACCGGCAAGCGCGTGTACGACCTTCGGCACACCTGCCTGACCACCTGGCTGAACAACGCCGTCCCGCCCGCCCAGGTCGCCGAATGGGCCGGCAACAGCGTCCCCGTCCTGCTCGCCACGTACGCCCGATGCGTCACCGGCCAGCTCGCCGCGCTCCAGCAGCGCATCGAAGGCCCCCAGCGACTGCCCGCCGGGCTGTCTCCAAGCGTGCGGGTTCCTACGCTTGGTTCCTCGCCCACACCGCATCGCCGTACCTGA